From Cricetulus griseus strain 17A/GY chromosome 1 unlocalized genomic scaffold, alternate assembly CriGri-PICRH-1.0 chr1_0, whole genome shotgun sequence, a single genomic window includes:
- the Rnf41 gene encoding E3 ubiquitin-protein ligase NRDP1 isoform X1 has protein sequence MGYDVTRFQGDVDEDLICPICSGVLEEPVQAPHCEHAFCNACITQWFSQQQTCPVDRSVVTVAHLRPVPRIMRNMLSKLQIACDNAVFGCSAVVRLDNLMSHLSDCEHNPKRPVTCDQGCGLEMPKDELPNHNCIKHLRSVVQQQQTRIAELEKTSAEHKHQLAEQKRDIQLLKAYMRAIRSVNPNLQNLEETIEYNEILEWVNSLQPARVTRWGGMISTPDAVLQAVIKRSLVESGCPASIVNELIENAHERSWPQGLATLETRQMNRRYYENYVAKRIPGKQAVVVMACENQHMGDDMVQEPGLVMIFAHGVEEI, from the exons ATGGGGTATGATGTAACACGTTTCCAGGGGGATGTTGACGAGGACCTTATCTGCCCTATTTGCAGTGGAGTCTTGGAGGAGCCAGTACAG GCACCTCACTGTGAGCATGCCTTCTGCAACGCCTGCATCACCCAGTGGTTCTCTCAGCAGCAGACGTGCCCGGTAGACCGTAGTGTTGTCACGGTTGCCCACCTACGCCCAGTACCTCGGATCATGCGGAACATGTTGTCAAAGCTACAGATTGCCTGTGACAACGCTGTGTTTGGCTGCAGTGCTGTTGTCCGGCTTGACAACCTCATGTCCCACCTCAGTGACTGTGAGCACAACCCGAAGCGGCCTGTGACCTGTGACCAGGGCTGTGG CCTGGAGATGCCCAAGGATGAGCTGCCAAATCACAATTGCATTAAGCACCTGCGCTCTGTGGTGCAGCAGCAGCAGACTCGAATCGCAGAACTGGAGAAGACGTCCGCTGAACACAAGCACCAGCTGGCCGAACAG AAGCGAGACATCCAGCTGTTGAAGGCTTATATGCGTGCGATCCGAAGTGTCAACCCCAACCTTCAGAACCTGGAGGAGACAATTGAGTACAATGAGATCCTCGA GTGGGTGAACTCCCTGCAGCCGGCAAGAGTGACCCGCTGGGGAGGGATGATCTCCACCCCTGACGCTGTGCTCCAGGCTGTAATCAAGCGCTCCTTGGTGGAGAGCGGCTGCCCAGCCTCTATTGTCAACGAGCTGATTGAAAATGCACATGAACGTAGCTGGCCCCAGGGTCTTGCCACACTAGAGACAAGACAGATGAACCGGCGCTACTATGAGAACTATGTGGCTAAGCGCATCCCCGGCAAGCAGGCTGTTGTGGTGATGGCCTGCGAGAACCAGCATATGGGTGACGACATGGTGCAGGAGCCAGGGCTCGTCATGATATTTGCGCATGGTGTGGAGGAGATCTAA